Part of the Paludisphaera borealis genome, GCGAGTCGGCGGCGAGGACCGACAGGGCGATCGTCGGCCGTCGTACCAGCCGCTCGAACGTGCTCTCGACCGAGTAGAGCCCGCGCGGGTCTTCGACTCGCGCCAGGTAGTGCCGTCCTTCCTCGCGAAGGTCGGCGGGCTCCAGGAGCGCGATCCAGGTCCCCTCGGGAAAGGCGTCGGTGGCGGGGCCGAAGCTGTCAAGATTGGCGTCGTTGAAGCTGGGCGGGACGGTGATCGTCACCGACTGCCAGCGATCGAGCGAGCGCTGGGAGCCGGGGTCGAAGGGGCGGATCGACTCGATCTCGTCGCCGAAGAACTCGACGCGGACCGGGTCGGTGGAATCCGTCGGAAAGACGTCGAAGATGCCGCCGCGGAGGCTGAACTCGCCCGGGATCTCGACGACCTCGGCCCGGACCATCCCGCGCTCCATGAGCCACGAGCCCAGCTCGTCGATCGCGACGGCGTCGCCGACTTCGAGCCGGCGCGACATCCGCCGCAGCACGTCGGGCCTGGGAACCGGCTGAAGCAACGCTTGCATCGACGTGACCACCACGCGCGGCGGCAACCCGCCGGCCAGCCGGCCGACGACGCGGAGGCGGTTGCCGAAGACCTCGTCGGTGGCGTCTTGTTCGCGGGGCAGCTTGTCCCAGGCGGGGAGGACTTCGGGCGTGATCCCCGAGAAAACGGCGACGTCGTCGCGGTAGTCGTCGACGTCGCCGACGTGGGCGAGCACGATGATCAGCGTCGTCGGCGCGTGCAACGCGAGCGCGGCCGAGACGAGCCCGGAGGCCGACCCCCAGGCGCCGTCGATCGTCGCGGCCTGGCCGTTCTTGAGGGCCGCGATCACCTCGGGGAAGCCCGAGGCCGTTTGGATCGAGCGGGTCAGGTCTTTCAGCTCGCTCGCCGCCGGGGGCGTCGCGGCGGACCGTCTTGGCGAGAGCCTGGGCATCGCGAGCACGTCCCGAGGAGAAGAAGGGCTGGTTGAACCGCGTCGACTTCAGTTCGCGGGACCGGAAGGTATTCTAGGCGTCGCCGACGACTCCGGCCACATCGCGCTCTCGGCGGTCCGCTTCGGAGACCATCGTCCGGCCTCGGCGCGTCCGGATCGTGTGCGGAGGGGGGAACGCATGCGGAAGCTGGCCGCGCGCGTTGGAGTCGACGCGGGTTGGGATCGGCGACTCCGTCGCGAGTCGGTCGAGAACGTGGATCAAGTCGTCGATCGCGCACGGGAGGTCGAGGCAGGCGGAGGCCCCCGCGTCGCGGGCGGCCGTCACCGCCGCGCGGTCGGCGAAACCGAGAAGCGCCACGACCGGTCCGCCTCGACTGCGCCGTTCGAGCTGTTCGGTCCATCGCGATTCGAGGACCGGCACATCCCAGACGGTCAGATCCGCCGGTGTCTGAAACGTCGGGGAGTCGCTCGCCTGGTAGCCCGCGCGGAGGCAGGCTTCGCGAAGCAGGCTTCGGACCTCGTAATCGGTGCTGACGACCTCGACGCCTATCGGATTCGTCGCGACGTCGGGCCTCGGCGCCGCGATTCGACCGAGCAGGCGGTCCAGTTCGCGGGGCAGCGTCTCGCGGGCGGTCGCCTCGGGAAGGATCAGGTCGACGAGGTTCGCGCAGCACTCCAGTTCGGCGTACCGCACGTAAGGGCTGACGCAGAGCACGATCCGCGGCCAGCGCTCGGGGCCGAGCGTCCTTCGCAGGTTTTCGAGTCGGGCCACGTCGGCCGGAGTCAGACGCGAACGATGAAGTACGAGAACGCGCGCGGGGGCGGCGGCGTCAAAGAGTTGATCCGGAAGCTGCTCGCCCTGGGACTCGCAATGGAACGGGACCAGGTCCGGGAGTGATTCGGCGATGTCGGCGACCCAGGGGTCTCCCAGGTCGCCCACGAACCAGATTCTCTGCGCGGTTGGATCCATCCGGGTGATCGCCTCCGTGCTGAAACCGCCGAGCGTGCACTGCGAACCGCTCTCGCGATAGTCGACTCGCCGTCGCCATGCTTACCATTTCGGCCGGGTTTCGGCAACTCCTTATGTCGTTTGCATCCGGTAAGCTTGGAAGCTGGAGCCATTTCTTTGGTTTTTTGTATCCGAACGCCCAGCCCCCTGCATGATAAGGTGTTGGCCTTGACAGCGCGGAGGCGATAATGAGTCGAGACGCCTGGATTGCACCGCAGATTCAGAGACTCTTCGAGTCCGGTTCGCTGAGCGGCCTGACGGAATGGCAGCTCCTGGAACGTTTCGCCCGGAACGGCGATCAGGCGGCGTTCGAGCTGCTGGTCTCGCGGTACGGGCCGATGGTCCTCGGCGTGTGTCGTCGCATCCTCGATGACGCGCACGATGTCGACGACGCGTTTCAGGCGACGTTCCTCGTGCTGATCCGCCGGGCGCGAACCCTGGGCCCGAGCGACGTCATCGCGGCCTGGCTGCACGGCGTCGCGTTGAAAGTCGCACGGCGCGCCCGCGTCCGTCGCGAGCGGCTGTTGCAGCGGGAGCGGACGAGCCTGGATCTGGAAGCGCCCGCTCCCGCCTCGCGCGACGGCGAATTCGAGCTGCGCGCGGTGCTCGATCAGGAGATCGACCGGCTCCCCTGGAAGTACCAGGCGCCCGTCGCCCTTTGCTATCTCCAGGGTTTGACCCACGAAGAGACCGCGCGCCAGCTCGGCTGGCCGATCGGTACTGTCAAGGGCCGGCTGGCCCGGGCGCGGACGCTGCTGGGCTCGCGGCTCAGCCGCCGAGGAATCACGTCGGCGGCGGGGGCCGTCGCAGGATCGTTCGCCCTCGACGCCTCACTTCAGGCCGCGCCTTCCGAATCACTGGTCGCCGCCGCGCTCCGCGCTTCGATGCGGATCGCGGACGGCCGACCCTGGGACGCCGTCGTTTCCACGTCCGTCGCTGATCTCGTACGGGGAGTCTTCACAGCCATGTTGTTCAGCAAACTGAAAATCGTCGCGGCCCTGGTTATGCTCTCAGGGTTCGCCGTCACCGGCGCCGGCGTCTACGGCCGCCAGCAGGCCGAGGACGACAAGCCCGATCCGGGCCAGCCGTCGCCGGCCGTCGCGGCGGAGGAAACTCCAAAGCCCGAGAGCGAGCCGCCACAAGCCAAAACTGCGGCGGATCGCCCAGTCCCCGTTCGCGAGGCGCCCGAGGGCGAGGCCTCCGCACCTCGGTCGACCGATCTCGCTCACCTTCGTGACGAGCCCGAGGCGCTTCGCAAGCAACTGACCGAGGCCGCCGAGCAGGCATTCCAGACGACGTTCGACGAGTACCGCGAGAAACAGGTTCAGCCCGATCGCGTCTACCGGGCCTCGCGACTCCTGCTCGACGCTCGGCTCGACGACGCGACGACGCCGGCCGCGCGTACTGCCGCGTACGAGGCTCATTACGACCGCATGGGCACCCTCGCGGGGCTCCAGGTCCGGCAGCGCGACGGCAATATCAAGAGGTCGACGACCTTGGACGAGGTGCGGGCGTTTACCGCCGAGGCGAAGTTCATGCTGGCGAAGAGTCGCGTCGAGCCGGCGAGCCAGCCACCGACCTCGAACTCGGCGAGCGGCGGCGACGAGCCTGAGGTCAGTCCGCGAACTGTGGCGATCCTTGCCAAGCTCGAAGAAACCATCGCCATGAACTTCCCCAACGAAACTCCGTTGGAAGACATCCTCAAGTACATCAAGCAGGCGACCCAGGGCTCAGACCATGTCGGCATCCCGATCTACGTCGACCCGATCGGACTCAGCGAAGCCGAGAAGACCATGACGTCGCCGATCAGCCTCGATCTGGACGGCGTGCCGTTGCGGCGGACCCTGCAATTGATGCTCAAGCAGATCGGTCTCGTCTACTTCGTCGACGACGGACTCCTCGTCATCACGTCGAGCGACTCGCAGGATTCCAAGCTCGGCCCCTCGATGGTGAAGATGTCGCCGCTCCTTGAGAAACAGATGAAAGCGGAGCGAGGTGAGCTGACCGAGGACGAAATGGCGAGCCTGCTCGCACAACTCCAGAGCATCAATCAGATGAAAAAACTCGTCGACCAGAAGGACTCAGTGCATGACGTGACGACTGCACCGCCCGGCTCGTCCATGACCCCCGAGCAGGTCCAGACGCTCCTCCAGCAGATCAAGGACCTGACGGCGGCGCTCAACGCCGCGAACCAGCGGCCCAAGGGCGGCGGTTTTCAATGACGCGGCCGGTCAGATCGGCTCCAACTTGATTTCCGCCTCAAGCCGTTCAACGGTTTCGGGATCGACGGCCCCGGCGTCCCAGACCGAGGCATTGGCCGCGGCGCAGGCGATGGCGTGGCGGACGATCGTCTCGGGCTCGCCGCCGGTCAACCAGCCGTCGACGAGCCCGGCGAGCATCGAATCCCCCGAGCCGATCGGATTGACGACCTCGATCGACGGCGGCGCGGCCCGGTACTGTCGGTCCTCGTACTGGATCAGCACCGGGTCGGGACCGTCGGTCACGATTCCGCACGTCACCCCGCGACCTCGCCAGTCGGCCAGCAGTCCGAGAACGTCGGCGTCGGTCACGGACGGCTTCCGCAGCCGTCCGGCGGCCTCGCGACGATTGAGCTGGATCGCCGTCGGCCAGAACGCGCCGATCGCTTCGAGCGCCGGGCCGTAAGTGTCGAGAAAGACGGGAATCCCCCGCGCGTGGGCCAGCCCGATCAAGTCGCTGTAGAGACTGTGGGTCGCAGCCGAGGGGCTTGATCCTGAAAGCGTGAGCGCCTCCACGTCCGGCAGGGCGAGCGACTTCTCGACCCGAGCTGTCAGGGCCTTGGCTTCCTCAGGCTGGATTTTCGGATCGGGGTCGAAGAAGGCCGTCTGATCGGTGGTCCCTTGCGTCAAGACGGTGAGGATCACCCGCGTCGGCGCTTCGGTCTCGATCGCGATCAGGTCGAGTCCGTCGTCTTGCTTCAGCATGGCGCGACAGGTTTCGCCGACCGAGCCGCCGAGAAATGTGACCGGCCGGGCCGAGCGTCCCAGCCGCTTGAGCGCCCGAGCCACGTTGTTCCCCTTGCCCCCGACCACTTCGCGTACGGACAGCCCGCGCACCGAGTCGCCGGGCTTCCATGCGGGCGTCGTCAAGGTCTTGTCCAGGCACGGATTCAACGTCACGCACAGAATCATGAGACGCCCTACCCGCCGGTGAACGAAAGTTCAAAAGCCGGACGGACCGACGCCGCCTCTCGGCCTTCCTTATTCTGCTGGGATCGGACCGGAGAGCAATGGGACGACGCAAATTTCGTGGCGGCGAGATGTTCGGGCGCAATCTGGGCGCGCTTTTCTCGCCGACTTGCGTTGTCCTCTACGTGGCCGTTCCGCAATTCCTAAAGAATACGGGGACGAGTCCGACGTGGTTTGACGCAAGATAGGGTGTCGGGTATGACCAAGGATGGTCGGCCCCGTTCGCCCCGCTGATCCGCGAAATTCGGGTTGGCGCCGTTTCATCAAGGAGGATGACAATGGCGGCATGGCCTTGGAAGTCGTTGGCGCGCTCGCGCCAGCCTACCGACGGCGGCGACTCCGCAGCGCCGGGGAAGCTCAGCCTCAGTCTGTCCGAGCTGTTCGTGGTGGGAACGTGGTTTGGAGTCGCGACCGGCCTGCTGGAACTCGGCGGCACGCTCGCCGCCGTGAAGCTCATGGGCCGGGTGACGTACGATACGCTGCGCACCAACTGGCATTATTTCTGGATGACTCCGCTTTCCAACCTCGTGCTTTTCTCCGTTTCCGCGCTGGTGCTCTGTGTCGCGACGGCCCGAATTCCCCGCCTTCGAACCGGCCGCGTCGTGTTCTTCCTCTATGCGTATCTGACGGCCTGGTCGCTTGTTTCGGCGATCCCCACCCTTCACAAGACGGCCGAAGTGGTCCTCGCGATCGGCCTGGCGTGCGTGACGACCAAGTTCCTCACGAAGCGGCGGTCGACCTTTCTCCGCATCGCGCCTCGGGCCGCGATTCTCGGCGCGGGACTGATTCTGGCAATCGCGGGTGTTGATGTCTATTCTACAAACCGGCCAGTCGATCGCGGCCCGTCGGTCGCCTCGGTCGCGGCCGTCGGCCCTCCCAACGTCGTCTTGATCGTGCTGGACACGGTTCGCGCCGATTCGCTGACGCCGTACGGGGCGGAGCGCGACACCACGCCGAACCTGGCGCGGCTCGCACGCGAGGGCGTCCTGTTCAAGCACGCTCGCTCCACCGCGCCCTGGACGTTGCCCTCGCACGCGTCATTATTCACGGGCCGGTGGCCGTTCGAGTTGTCCGCCGACGTCGGGCGGCCGCTCGACAGCGCGTTTCCGACGCTGGCCGAGCAGCTCGCGGACCGCGGCTATGCGACCGGCGGCTTCGTGGCGAACACGCAGAACTGCAACGCCTGGTACGGCCTCGATCGCGGGTTCGACCACTACGAGGACTTCTACGAGAACGCGACCGTCACCCCGATCGAGGTGCTTCGCAGCTCGCGTCTGGGTCGCTACGTCGTGACGTCTAAGCTGGCCCAGGCGGTCATCAAGCGGGCTGCCGCGCCGGTCGATTTCCGGTATCGCAAGACGGCGGGCATGATCAATCGAGACGCTCTCGCCTGGCTCTCGGACAAAGGCGATCAGCCGTTCTTCATGTTCTTGAATTACTTCGACGTCCACGACCCGTACCAGCCTCCGAAAGAGGCCGAGCGTCGGTTCACCAAGGCCGGCGGCGAGGCCCAGTCGGCCGCCAATCTGGCGCGCGACGCCTACGACGACTGCCTGGTCTACCTCGACAGCCAGATCGGCCGACTTCTGGCCGAACTGGAGAGCCGTGGCAAGCTTCAGAATACGCTCGTGATCGTGACGTCCGATCATGGCGAGGGCTTCGGCGAGCACGGTCTGGCGGGCCACGGCGTCAGCCTGTACCGCTCGGAGCTGCACATTCCGCTGATGCTCGTCCATCCGACTCGAACGCCGGCCGGAACGGTCGTGTCCGAGCCCGTCAGCCTCCGCGACGTCGCCCCCACGATCCTCGACCTCCTCGATCTGGGGACGGCTCCGACTTTCGCCGGCAAGTCGCTGGCGAACACCTGGAGCGCATCGGCCGCCGATCGCGATTTCAGCGAACCCGTGCTTTCCGAAGTCGACCGGGCCGATCACGTCCCCGCCGAAGTGGAAGACGCTCCGGCGCGGCGTGGGAGGATGCGGTCGATCACCGCCAACGGCCGCACGTACATCCTCAACGGCGACGGCCGAGAAGAACTCTACGACCTGCACGACGACCCCGAGGAGAGCAACGATCTGGCCGACCTGGCCGACGCCCAGGAGCATCTCCATCAACTTCGCGAGTTGATGGAGCAGGTCACGGGCGTCCAGGAAAACGGCGAGTGAACGTCGCCTCTATTACGAAGGCCGCTCAATCCGACGAGAGCGAGCGGCCTTCCAGGTTCTCGATGGCCCGGCGGACGGCGTCGGGCATGGCGTGCGGCTTGTTGGTCTTGTAGTTGAAGACGACCAGCGTCGAGGTTCCCTCGGCGGCGAGCGCGAGCTGGCTGCGGCTGAAGATCTTGTGCTCCATCGAGAAGCTCGCCCGGCCGATCCGGCTCACCCGCGCTCCGATGTGCACAGTGTCGGGAAACGTGATCTGCCGGCGGTAGTCGGTCGAGACCGACGCCAGAATCGGGCCGATTCGCTCGGTCTGGTGCAGCTCCATCAAGCCGACTTTCTGCGCGTAGGCGATCCGCGACGACTCGTACCAGCGGAAGTAGACCGTATTGTTGACGTGTCCGAACGCGTCCTGCTCGCCCCACTGGACCGGCTGGACGACGACGACCGGGAAACCCTGGAGCAGCGAATCGATCTCGGTTGGCGTGTTCATCGGGAGCTGAGGTCCTGGGGCGTCGGGCGTGGAGTCGCGTGGCGTCAGGCGGGCCGCCGCCAGATCAGAGTCCAGTGACGATCGGACGTCCTCTGGACGCAACTGGCCGGCAGTCCGGTCTCGGCGACGATCGCCTGAATCTCGTCGAGGGTCAAGGCTGCTCGCAGTGATGCGTGGAACAACGCTCGCGCCTGGGGCGATTCGCCGGCGGCGTAGCGCTCGACCAGGGCGTCGACCTCGGCTTCCGTGTCGGGGCGGGCCAGGTCGCGGAC contains:
- a CDS encoding sulfatase, whose translation is MAAWPWKSLARSRQPTDGGDSAAPGKLSLSLSELFVVGTWFGVATGLLELGGTLAAVKLMGRVTYDTLRTNWHYFWMTPLSNLVLFSVSALVLCVATARIPRLRTGRVVFFLYAYLTAWSLVSAIPTLHKTAEVVLAIGLACVTTKFLTKRRSTFLRIAPRAAILGAGLILAIAGVDVYSTNRPVDRGPSVASVAAVGPPNVVLIVLDTVRADSLTPYGAERDTTPNLARLAREGVLFKHARSTAPWTLPSHASLFTGRWPFELSADVGRPLDSAFPTLAEQLADRGYATGGFVANTQNCNAWYGLDRGFDHYEDFYENATVTPIEVLRSSRLGRYVVTSKLAQAVIKRAAAPVDFRYRKTAGMINRDALAWLSDKGDQPFFMFLNYFDVHDPYQPPKEAERRFTKAGGEAQSAANLARDAYDDCLVYLDSQIGRLLAELESRGKLQNTLVIVTSDHGEGFGEHGLAGHGVSLYRSELHIPLMLVHPTRTPAGTVVSEPVSLRDVAPTILDLLDLGTAPTFAGKSLANTWSASAADRDFSEPVLSEVDRADHVPAEVEDAPARRGRMRSITANGRTYILNGDGREELYDLHDDPEESNDLADLADAQEHLHQLRELMEQVTGVQENGE
- a CDS encoding 1-phosphofructokinase family hexose kinase, encoding MTLNPCLDKTLTTPAWKPGDSVRGLSVREVVGGKGNNVARALKRLGRSARPVTFLGGSVGETCRAMLKQDDGLDLIAIETEAPTRVILTVLTQGTTDQTAFFDPDPKIQPEEAKALTARVEKSLALPDVEALTLSGSSPSAATHSLYSDLIGLAHARGIPVFLDTYGPALEAIGAFWPTAIQLNRREAAGRLRKPSVTDADVLGLLADWRGRGVTCGIVTDGPDPVLIQYEDRQYRAAPPSIEVVNPIGSGDSMLAGLVDGWLTGGEPETIVRHAIACAAANASVWDAGAVDPETVERLEAEIKLEPI
- a CDS encoding RNA polymerase sigma factor; the encoded protein is MSRDAWIAPQIQRLFESGSLSGLTEWQLLERFARNGDQAAFELLVSRYGPMVLGVCRRILDDAHDVDDAFQATFLVLIRRARTLGPSDVIAAWLHGVALKVARRARVRRERLLQRERTSLDLEAPAPASRDGEFELRAVLDQEIDRLPWKYQAPVALCYLQGLTHEETARQLGWPIGTVKGRLARARTLLGSRLSRRGITSAAGAVAGSFALDASLQAAPSESLVAAALRASMRIADGRPWDAVVSTSVADLVRGVFTAMLFSKLKIVAALVMLSGFAVTGAGVYGRQQAEDDKPDPGQPSPAVAAEETPKPESEPPQAKTAADRPVPVREAPEGEASAPRSTDLAHLRDEPEALRKQLTEAAEQAFQTTFDEYREKQVQPDRVYRASRLLLDARLDDATTPAARTAAYEAHYDRMGTLAGLQVRQRDGNIKRSTTLDEVRAFTAEAKFMLAKSRVEPASQPPTSNSASGGDEPEVSPRTVAILAKLEETIAMNFPNETPLEDILKYIKQATQGSDHVGIPIYVDPIGLSEAEKTMTSPISLDLDGVPLRRTLQLMLKQIGLVYFVDDGLLVITSSDSQDSKLGPSMVKMSPLLEKQMKAERGELTEDEMASLLAQLQSINQMKKLVDQKDSVHDVTTAPPGSSMTPEQVQTLLQQIKDLTAALNAANQRPKGGGFQ
- a CDS encoding acyl-CoA thioesterase, producing MNTPTEIDSLLQGFPVVVVQPVQWGEQDAFGHVNNTVYFRWYESSRIAYAQKVGLMELHQTERIGPILASVSTDYRRQITFPDTVHIGARVSRIGRASFSMEHKIFSRSQLALAAEGTSTLVVFNYKTNKPHAMPDAVRRAIENLEGRSLSSD